In the Helianthus annuus cultivar XRQ/B chromosome 11, HanXRQr2.0-SUNRISE, whole genome shotgun sequence genome, one interval contains:
- the LOC110888171 gene encoding uncharacterized protein LOC110888171, giving the protein MSNPNHTNRMQLGKMNVIKCKDVQKTELKKEELKKIPVWVKMHDVPLAAYTEDGLSLIASKIGVPKVLDNETAKMCTESWGRSGFARAIIELDAEKETKDNIMIAIPNVEDGGILKSNIRVEYEWKPPRCNTCKVFGHTVEDCPKVSVDRVDTGNKGKNKVDDQGFQYGNNRKKVSKQQYHVKEKPKVIYKPKKINDRQEVNKPSSSRGPTIEIKNAFSGLNGVHEEEETDVEEVRLASDEGMPTLMKEDSGNKTGASTPAEKVTNG; this is encoded by the coding sequence AtgtcgaaccctaaccataccAATAGGATGCAGTTGGGAAAGATGAATGTTATAAAATGTAAGGATGTCCAGAAGACGGAACTGAAAAAAGAGGAATTAAAAAAGATCCCGGTGTGGGTTAAAATGCATGATGTCCCGTTAGCAGCGTACACTGAAGACGGTTTGAGTTTGATTGCCTCAAAGATTGGGGTCCCGAAAGTGCTTGACAATGAAACAGCTAAAATGTGCACTGAGTCATGGGGTAGGAGTGGATTTGCTAGAGCGATCATAGAGCTTGATGCGGAGAAGGAAACTAAGGATAATATTATGATTGCTATTCCGAATGTAGAGGATGGGGGGATTCTAAAGAGTAACATAAGGGTTGAATACGAATGGAAACCACCTAGGTGCAACACTTGTAAGGTTTTTGGTCACACAGTTGAGGATTGCCCGAAGGTAAGTGTCGACAGGGTTGATACGGGAAACAAAGGGAAGAATAAAGTGGATGATCAAGGGTTTCAATATGGTAATAACAGGAAAAAAGTGTCAAAGCAACAGTATCATGTTAAGGAGAAACCAAAAGTGATATACAAACCTAAAAAGATAAATGATAGGCAGGAAGTGAACAAACCTAGTTCCTCTAGAGGTCCGACTATTGAAATCAAGAATGCTTTTAGTGGGCTGAATGGGGTACATGAAGAGGAAGAGACGGATGTGGAGGAGGTTAGGCTTGCTTCGGATGAGGGGATGCCGACCCTGATGAAAGAAGATTCGGGAAATAAAACAGGTGCAAGCACACCTGCTGAGAAGGTTACAAATGGTTAG